TCTGTCCCCCCAAACCCCATCCCCCTAGGCCTGTGGGCTGCAGGTGGGGACAGACACCCTTCCTGTCCCCACAGACACCAGACCTTTGCCCCTCAGTCAGAAACACTGCTCACCCCTCAGTCAGAAACACCCCAGGTCTGGATCTGATCCAACTGGGTGACCGCAGAAGCCCACATGGGGAGGATGAGGGGGCATAGAATAGGGACTCAGGGCTCGGGCCAGAGCAGCAAGGCTCCCCAGGGAAAGCagggccctgccccacccccaccatgtcCTCCTCTGCCAGAACGACAGCAAATATGGATGGTTGGGATGTCCTGTCCACGTCTGGTATGAAGTCTGAGCCCAAGTCTGCTCCTACCAGGAAAAACAAGGTGACCCACTAGGTCCACTTGGCTGGAAGGAGGCCACGGGAACCGCAGACCAGCCACGTCCACAGGGCCACCCACTGGAGCCAGCCGGGCCCAACCGGGCAGCACAGGCAAGATCGGATCCTTGCTGTGCAGGGGGTCTGCGGGCCGGGAGTGGGTGGCCCTGGGGCTGCCTCTGGACATGGGTATGGCCAAGGGGGAAGGGCTCCAAGCCCAGGGCGCAGGCCATGTAGCATGCAAGCTCTAACGTGGCACTCAGCTGCCCATGGGGCTGCCAGCCCTGAGCCCGGCCCTGAGTGTGTCTAAGGGAACCAAGTGGCTGTGCTGGGGTCGTAGGAGGCGCCCCTGTCCTTGAAGCCTGGGGTCAGGAAGCCGCCACTAACAGGCATGTGTTTGAACCAGAACATCTGAAAAGGCCTGGGTGGGCAGAGGGGTGGGtgcaccctcccccaacccaagGGCTGGGGGTCCTGTGGATGCCAGGGGTCTGCCATCAGGGGGTTGGGGCAGGAGGTTGAGCTCCCTCAGCCTCGACAGGCCTCTTGCACACACGTTGGCCTCCAGCCCGGGGCTGGCTGGGCAGCGGCTTCTGCAGGGGCAGGCCTGGACGTCTCCCTCCCTGGACGGGGCAGAGGGCACAGCGAGCGCCCTCCATGGAGGGGAAGGGCGGCCAGCAGGGCTGAAGCTGGGCGGTGGCTCCCGGTCAGTAAGGCAGGGCTCTAACTCCACTGCTCCCTGGGGCTGCCCAGGAGCTGCGGTGTTGCAAGCACTGAAATGAACAAAACGTTACCATCCTCGGAGGCTTCTCATAGGGAGCTCTGGCTgggcctgtgggggtggggggcacagctGGCAGGGGGACCCCTGCTCCCTAATAGTTCTGCACTCCCACCCAGGGCCCTCCTGGGAGCAGCTCTGGGCCTGCTGGCAAGTAGGATCCAGGAATGAAGAGGGTGGGCCCAGGGCCGTGTGCACCCGGCAGATGGACCCTTGATGGAACGTGACTTTGGCCCTGGTGTGGGGAAGTCCTGGGGGCAGCCTCTCCCGGAAAATGAGGGGGCTCTGGGGGAGGCAAGGGTGCATGGCTCCCTAGGAATTGAGGCGGGACAACACCTCTTGCTGGCTGAGGCTTCAGAGAAGGGTCGTGGCAGCCAGCCCTGCGGGGACCGAGGCCAGGTGATGTCCTCAACGCTGGCAGGCATTGGCCCCCGCTGGCCAAGACGTCCTATGAggaccctgaggcccagagacccAAGTGGAGCTGGCCCCAGATGCAGAGGGGGAAAAggagccaggccccaggcccagctgATCTCACCCCCGAGCCACCTCTCACCTCCTCTCCAGGTGGCCCCAGAGAATGTTCGAGGCACCTGCTGACAGTCAGGGAGGTGACTCCAGGCACCAAGGCACGCACATAGCTGGCAGGCGTGCGGCCCGGGCTCCAGGTCAAATCCAactccctgcccctgtccccactttcccactgccccccaggagggggaaggggctcTCAGTGCCCCTTCAGGTCTGCGGCCCgcagaggaggaggggtgccCCCAGAGAAAGAGCGGGGGGCTGCCAAGGTTGCTAGAGGGTAGGAGGAACCCAGAAGGTAGGGCCCAGAGGCTTGGTCACAGGAGGCATCCCCAGCCTTCCGCAAGCACTGCCCCCAGCGTGGGGCCAGGTTCGCCAGCTGCACTGCTCACGCCAGCAGGCCAGGCCAGCGCGGGGCTGCGCAGGTGGACAAGACGCCCCCCACAGTGACTTCCTGTCCCCCCAGGCCCCTGAAGTCAGGGGGGAAATGGCTGTCCCTGGCCTGACGCCTGGCACCAGGGCCGGGTGAGGCCCATTGTTTGAGGCtggagccggggcgggggggggggggcggggagggccagggctcaggggcctccaggaagcccccgAATGCCCTCTGTCCCACTTCCCACAGACTGTGAGCCTGAGCAGGAGCCCTCGAGAGCAGACCGGCAGCCCCCGGCGGGATGAAGGCGCTCTCGGCTCTCCTGCTGGCCCTCCTGCTGTGCGGGCAGCCAGGTACCGGGGCCAGGGGACACCCCTGCAGCGAGAAGGGTTGGCACGGTCTGGGCCCACAGGGACCCTCAGGACACCCAGCCTGAGGGCAGGACATGGCACGGGGAGCGTGGGGGTCAGGCTGGAGTCTGAGGCTGGAGGGATGCTGACGTGGGCTGTCCGGGGCTCCCAAGGTCCCCAAACCTGTCCCTCCCTAGCTCCAGACCCCACCTCTTTGAATTGAAAGCTTCGGGGTTACCTCTGCTGTCCCggcctcagtgtcctcttctGTCACACAAGCGGACCGTCCTGAGGGTTTACTGGGGCGGGAGGGGCCGTGGCTGCAGGGCCCGCAGCCGGGGCCGCAGAAAGGACCgagtgggaaggaagaggggaggagcgACGGAGGACCGATGGGGGGACCCAGCCTGGACCTTGAGCATGTGCGCTCTGTGCCTGGAAGCGGGGCTCACAGGCATCCCTGTGTGGCCAGGCACGGGGCGGGCgcaggacgaggaggaggaggacgacgaGGACATCGGGCAGGACGGCTACGacgatgaggaggaggaggaggaggaggccagtgtggctgcagGCGGCGGGGACAGAGGTGACCGTCCGCCCCTCCTGAGGGCGCAGGCACTCTCACTTCCTGGGGGCTCCGCTGACCGCCGGGCTTGGTGCAGGACCGGCAGGACATGGAATGACAGGCAAAGCCTTCCAGGGCGCAGGGGAAGGGACGGGAGGGCCTGACACTCGGCAGCCCCTTGCCTCTCACCCTGGCTGAGACCCTCGACGGCCACCTAGAGTGGGGAGCCTAGAGAAGGAGCCgctcctgggcagggagcctgaataGGAGGTCGCTAGGCAGAGAGGGACGCAGTGGAGTCCCTGCCTGGAGAGACCAGTGAGTGTGCAGGCCCTGGGCACGGAGTCCAGCTCAGCCAGACAGGACGGTTtggggctgctggggagaggcGGGACGGGGCAGCCCTGGCCAGCCCTGAGGCGGGGTGTGGGCAGGCTGGGCAGGGGCTTTGAGAGGCATCTGCTGGGAACAAAGCACTGGCCTGCAGGGGGAGACGCAgggctgcagggggaggagctgggCCTGCAGGGGGGACTCTGGGCCTGCAGGGGGGACTCTGGGCCTGCAGGGGAGGCTTTGGCCTGCAGGGGGAGGCGCTGGGCCTGCAGGGGGAGGAACTGGGCCTGCAGGGGAGGCTTTGGCctgcagggggaggagctgggCCTGCAGGGGGGACTCGGCCTGCAGGGGAGGCTTTGGCCTGCAGGGGGAGGTGCTGGGCCTGCAGGGGGGACTCTGGGCCTGCAGGGGGGACTCTGGGCCTGCAGGGGAGGCTTTGGCCTGCAGGGGGAGGCGCTGGGCCTGCAGGGGGAGGCCCTTGGCTTGAGCCCGCCTTGCCTCCCAGCGCTGCTGCAGTGCTACTCCTGCCAGTCCCTGCGCAGAGGGCAAGGCTGCGAGCAAGTTCAGATCTGTGCCCACAGCCACAGCTTCTGCAAAACCCTCATCTCCCACGGAAACACGGGTAAGCGGGCCCCAGGGTGGCCAGGGCGGGGGGAGCCCCAGCTTGCATGCAGAAAGGCGCacgcccctgccccagcctctccagCCTGACGAAGACTTTCTccgccacccctccccactcccagagtCAGGGCCTCTGACCACCTACTCCGTATGGTGTACAGACACGTGTCACCCCTTCACCAAGACACTGGAGGGGACCCTGATGACTGTGACCTGCTGCCGGTCCTCCCTCTGCAACCTCCTGCCCTGGCAGGACCCCCCGGGCAGCGGGGCCAGCAGCGCCCGGGGCCGCCGCACGGTGGTGGCCATCGCCCTGCTGCTCGGCCTCCTCTCCGGCCTCCAGGCCATGGGGTCCTGAACAGGTCGTCCCACCCGCACCCCAGCTCCCACTCTGGATGGCCAGCACTTTGTCCAGTGCCCGacccacctgcccctcctcccagccccggtTTGGCGAATAAACTCGGAGCATCGTACTGGTCCAGCCAGCACTGGCGCTCCCCAGCCCCGTCtgcatttcctctttcctgtctGTCTGGAGTCTctggcctcctcctctccccactgcctgtGCCAGCATGGGGACCCCAGATCCAGGGCTCCGCTGCTCACATGGCAGGTCCACACGGCCCGGGTAGAGAACACACGCATCCTAGGCCAGAGGGAGACGGCCGTGCCCTCTCCCCACTGTCCCATCACGGAAACGCCTCCAGCCACGACTGTGGCCTGGGTCCTGAGAAGAGAagtgggcagtgggagaggctAGGGAAGGGAACCCCAGGGTGCCCAGCCCCTGTCCTGGCCAGGCTGGCCCCCTTGGCTGCTGGGGGCTCTCAGCCTTCCTGACTGGTGGCAACACAGAGccctgggagagaagggaggaggcctgggtccgggcctcagtttccccatcgaGCAGCATGGAGCAAGGCTTAGAAGACCCCTCAATCCCCAGCAGCTCAACCTCCCCTGTGTAGAGAAGCCCAGAGTCCTGGCCTGCCTGTCAAGTGACTCCGGCAGGCGGAGTAGCCTCCGGTTTTCcgcttccttttttccttattaaagaaAACCTCAAGGCCTAGCTGGGGGGCGGATCCCTGGGGTAGAGGAGACCcgtctttcttctccttcctcctccctgctggcTCGAGTGCTGCCTGGGGCTCAGCAGCCACTTTGCACCATGAGGCAGCACACTGAGGCCGGCAGGGCAGCATGGAGGAAGGGCGCGGAGATCACTGGCGAACAGGAGCATCAGCCCCACCCTGCCCACCTCGGTACCCCTGTCCCTGGGGGGGAAATGGCTGTGGGGTTAAAGTGAGTCATTTCTCCGTCATCGCCTCATCACACACTGTCACACACACGTGCTCCTGGGGGTGCACACACTGTCATGTTACTCCCACCGGTGTACGCACTCGTGGCCGCACACGCTCACCCACACAGCCCCTCCCAGGGCAGCAGATAAAAGCAGAGCTCGGGGGTCACTCCGTCTGGGTTAAAATGTCAGCTAAGCCCACGCCCCAGCTCCATGACCCGTATGAACGCCACGCCGCACCTGCTCGGTGACCCAGACGAACCCCTGCTCctgccgcccccgccccagctggGTTTCCCTGTCTGCTGCGTGGCAAGGGAGGGGCCTCCTGGAAGGACCAGCCTCAGGGAAGGCCGTCCGCGCTTCGGTGAGCCAGTGGTTGGGACGGGCCGGAGGAGGACCGGGTCGTCTGACGCACCAGGGCCGGTCAGGAAGGGACGGTCACCATCAGAAGGAACTGCCGGAATCAGGAGGTGGTCCCAGGGGACGACTCCCTCTCATCCGGCGTGGGCGGCCCCTCCGCACACAGTGGGCCCGCGACAGTGTCGCACTCGCCATCCAGCTCCACGGCTGCCTCTGCCGCTCATGACGGCCTGGCACGTGACCACACGCGGCGGCTCACACCAGCTCCAACCGGTCACCTGTGGTCCTGAGGCTCGGGCTCCGACGTGAAGGGCGACGTTCCCTCCCGAGCCTGGGACCCTGCGTTCCCGCGTCAGCCTGACTGGGTCAAGGGAGGCGcggtttctgggtgtgtctgggaGGGGCTTTCCAGAAGACATTAGCATTGGAGCGCCAAGATGGTCCCTGCCAATGTGGGGGCCTCACCCCATCCCTGAGCCCCAGAtggaacaaaaaggcagaaaggGCAAATTGACCCTTCTGGGACTGGACCTccgccctctcctgcccccagaccCTGGGCCTCCTGGTTCTCAGTTCTCAGACTCCAGCGACTCCCCCCAGGGGCCCCCCTAGGGCTCCAGCTTGCGGGGCCGTGGGGACCTCTCGGTCTCCACAGCCACGTGAGCCAGGCCCTGTGATGGCTCTCACAGACACGACCGGGCATCCGCCGCACCTCTGGAACTGTCCCCTCACCCCCGTCTGCCTCAaatctgcctcctcctccctcttacCAAGGTCTTTGTGGTGACATGGGGCCACCACCCAATGGAGATTCAACCCCACCACATCGCCCCTTCGCCACATGAGGCCACACACTCCGAGCCGCAGGGACCCGGACGTGGACGTCAGCCGGTCCTTATGGAGCAGCGCCCACCATCCGACCTCAGAGCCCCCAGCCTTGGACCCGAGGAGGGTGAAGCCCAGGTCCAGGGCCCAGCAGAAGGGCAAACTGGCCACAGGGGCCACAGCCCAGAAGTCAGGCGTAGCTCTCAGCCCCCGCACGGCCTCTAGCAATGCTCCCCCCGTCCAGACACCGTCAGACGCCCTCGCCTTTCCCACTGCTAGATTCAGGCTCCTAGAGAGCTGGGATTTTTAAGATTGAATCTGTGatgggcaggtgggggagggggagaaagacaaaccatccACCGGACGGACAGCCTCCCCCGCGCTGCCCCTGCATGCATGGCCTCCCTGTGCCTGGAGGCTACTGTCACCCTCGGCCTGAGGCGGCAGAGTCGCCTGGGCTGATGTGCCTCAAGGCAGGCCGTTCCCCAAGTCACACACAGTCTTCCCTCCACCAGATACGCCAGTGCCCACGGCACTGTGCGCGGCGCCCCATGCCCCCCTGGTCGTGGCAGATTCCAGCTCATGGGACAAATTCTAACCACACCTCCCTGCCTCGAGCTCTGACCAGCTGGGGACAAGGCACACAGAGACATGGGGCTCTAATGCTCCCCCAAGGAAGACGCAGCTGAGTATgggggccccaggctggggggtgagggtggggagcgTGCCGGGGGCAGGCAGACCCTAGGGGCTGCAGGAGAGACAGCGGCAGAGCTGGAGGGCTGCTAGGACCGAAAGGTACTGTCTCAtggtcctggaggccagaaggctaAGGTCAAGGTGTCAGCGGTATTGGTTGCTCCCGGGGCTCTCTCGTGGGTGTGTAGGTGGCCATCCTGCCCCCGCGTCCTCATGGGGTCATCCCTCAGTGCGTGTCTACGTCCTGGTCTCTTCTTGTAAGGGCATCGGTCAGTGGGGATCAGGGCCCCCAGTGACCTCCCCTACCCTCATGACCTCCACAAAGACCCATCTCCAAGCACGGTCACCCTCTGAAGTCCTGAGAAGGACCCAGCATGTGGATCTGGGGACACGACGCAGGCCATAACCAGGGGCTGAGACAGAGCTCtgtgcagcaggcagagtggcgtCAGCCCAGGCTGAGCTTAGGGAGGTGTTTCCAGGATGGGAGAAATGGGGCTTGGTGACAGCCTGGCCCGGGGGGACCCGCAGACACATGGGGGTGCTGAAGCACGTGCCCAAAAAACCAAGAATTCAAGGGCCCCTGCCTGTGGCCCTTCTGAGTGCATCCGGTAGCTCCTGCTGGCTTCCTCAGTCCTCTGTCCATCGGTCCGTCCCGGTCTCAGTGACCTGTCAGGGCTATTTGTGACGCCTGTGTCCCCCATGCGTTTGCAGCAGCACCAGCCGGCCGGCCCCGGAGCACTGGGTCCTGCCCACAGACCGCTGTAAACGGAGACGGGTTTCTCCGTCCCTGTCCCGCAGAACCGGCAGTTCCTGTGGGGATTCGGCTCGGGCCGGCCTCAGGAGTTTGCAGTGGGTGACAGCAGGCACTTGGCTGAGGTCCCTTCTTCTAGACTGAAAGCCCAGGCAGGAGGCTTCCAAGATCCAGGCTCGCCCACAGACAAGGAAGGACGTGTCCGTCCCAGAGGTCACTAGCATAGGACAGGGAGAGGCCGCGGTTGGGAAGGCAGCCTCTGGGGCTTGGTCAGATTCCGCGGTCCTCACCCCAGGGCACCTGCAGGTACACAAATGCCCAGAAGGTGCTTCTCAAGAGCCCTAATGCTGGTAACTTCTGGAGCTGGTGGCCCTGTGGCTCCCTGGCCTTTGTCAGTGTGCGTGGGAGCTGCTGAGATGATAAGGAGCCCCCGGGCTGACCTGCTGGCCAGGCCTCAAGTCTGAATGGGCCACTTCCCAGCTGCGTGACCTTGACCAGCCACGCGGCCTCTCTGTGCACGGTCCCCTGGCCCACAGAGCCAGAGGAGAGCAGAACCCGTTTCCTAGGATCCCTGTGGAGGCTGACTCAGGTGCTGGCCACCACGCGCTGGCGCTCCTGTGCCAGGGGTGATGCTGGTGGTCTCCGCTCTGACCCCTGGAGCTGCTCCGGGGGGGAAGGGGAGTCCAGGCTCTGTCACCCTCTATCCCCTTCCCCGTACTGGGTCCGCCCACTCACCCCttcccttctgctcccccacAACTGACGCCCGACATGGAGAGGACAAACAAGCCCACTGGGCTGAGGAACCCCTTCCCAAGCTCTCTCTCCACTCACACCTTGGAACCAGCCCCTGGGGCCACCTAAAGGCCCTGTGTGCCCCCACCCAGTCCTGGCCCTGGGAGCAAACTCAGCAAGAAGGCTCTGCTCCCTCTTCTGGGCCCTCAGGGCTGCCGGCCAGAACAAGGGATCCGGGGAGAGGGCGCACGCAGACAGTCCCTGGGCACACCAGCCCGGCAGCCTCCACCCTCCCCACAGCGCCgggctcctcccctctcctgcccaccTATGCCCCTCCCACCGCCGGTTCAGCTGCCATTGTCcactcaccgccccccccaccctggggtGGTCTCAGGACATCCTTTCTCCCAAAACAGGAAGCAGGTGGCCACGTGCATTTCCTGTTCTTGTTCTCTGCGAGAACCAAGGATGAGGCATTGACCCAAAAGAGAGGCTCCTGACAATGGACCTTGCTAAACACTGGCCCTCTGGTGACCGCTGGGTTTGCAGAAGCTGATGGACCCAGGGCCCACCTGGAACCTTCCAGATGGAGAGGAGTCATGGGCTCCCACCCGCGCTGGTGAGGGGTCCCATGTGGCTTGGCCTCAGAGAAGGCTCCAGGCAGAGGTGTGTCCTGCCTGAGGGGGCACCAGGGAGGGCACCAGGCTCCGGGGCGgggctgctggagtggagggacGGCTGGTGCCTGGCCACAGGGTCTCAGAGATTGGGGGGCAAGGGGCAGGAACGGAGCAACAGGGGAGCCTCTCCACGGCCCCTCCCCCGATCCTCATTCCTCCCCGAGAGAGCTGGAGCTGAGCTGTGGGTGCGGAAGTGTCTGTGCGGGAACTCAGTTCTCGTCCCACGACAGAGGACAGAGAGGACGCCGGCCCTGGGCCCGACCCCAGGGGCCCTGACCTGGGAGCATCCGTCGACAAGCAAGCCTTGAAGGCCGTGGCCACAGGAACGCCTTCTGTGCCCCCGCAGCGTGCCGTCCACACGGTCACACAACCCTACGGTCGCCCAGAGAAGCCACGCCGGTCCCGCGCAGCCTCTGGGCCCAGGCGGACCTGACAGAGAACTGACGCTGGAGGGGAGCGGGGGCCTGACCTAGGGCTCGGGCTCCCCAGGCCTGCTGCCACCCGCGCGACCCCCAATCGTTCACTTCCCACAGCCGGCCcggggggcgcctgcgtggcacTGACGCTTGGCCTCAGCtcgagtcttgatctcaggttgtgagttcaggccccggGGTGGGCTTCGTGCTGGTTGTGGAGGCTcgttaaaaagaaacatatatagaGACATATGAGGCCCATCAGCAGACGAACACGGGGAAGGAGCGTACGTACCACCCGCCTGTCACTAACCGCAGGCTCGAGGGGCCAGGGGTGTGATGCATAATCGAGGATCCGCTCACGGGCAAGGAATCGGTGCTTCTGGGAATGGGAAACCTGACACCTGACGCTTAGGTCCTCACTCAGCACCAGGCATCTGAGGCCTCACTGAGCCCCTGCGAGCGTCCCCACTCCTGTGCTCTGGAGCAGTGGTTCTGGCCCCCGGCCGCCCAGAAGAGTCATCGAGGGGCACTTTTAAATCCTACCAATGTTAGGTGTCCACTCCCCCCCACCGCTCGCCACCGGGAAACCCAAACATTGATTTGACTGGCCAGGCTGTGACCTTTACTTTACCGCGCGGCAGCCCGGAGCCCCGCTCTGCTCACCCTCCGGGCCTGCCTCTGCCTGATAAACACACAAATAAGGAGATATCAGAGTATGTCAGAGCCTGGAATGTGCTAGAAAAAAAATCGCAGGGCCGGGCCCAGGAGTCCGAGGTAGGGGAAGAGACCAGCTGTGGTGTCACGGAGATCACTCCCTCCCTAAATGCAGGTGGCACCTGGGACTTGCTTCGAAACCACAGTATGGCAGAAGTGACAGACAGGACGTCAGGCCTGAGGTTACCGTATACTGGTGACGTCACTCCCACAGTAAGGCTACACTCTATGAGACTCCATCTGGGCAGACCCGGGACAGAGGCTCTCTTGCTGGccctaaagaaacaaacagcCGCGCTGGGAACTGCCCGTGGAGGGGGCAACACCGCGGGGAATGGCTGGGGGCCACTAGGACCCAAGGCCAGCCTCTAGCCAGCGGCCAATGAGAAGCAGGCCCTCCCTGCCACAGCCCCCAGGAAAGGCGTCCTGCCAGTAAGCAGGGGAGTGTGGAAGAGGCTCCTTCCCCAGGTGAGCCTCCAGCTGAGAACGCAGCCAGCTGGCACCCAGCTGCAGCCTGCAGCACCCGCACTGGACGGCGGCTCGTCGGGGCACCAGGATACGCGTCCCGCAGGAACCCTGCTAGCAGACAAGTGCGGCTGTAAGCGGCTAAGTTTGTGGGAAGCAGGAAAGGGGCACAGAGGGCGGCCGGGTGGGCTCCACGGAGGCTGAGCTCCCAGGGCAGCCCAGGCAGAGCGAGCACCAGCGCCCCGAACACCCGCTGTGCGCGAGGAGCACCGTCTAGggctgcagaggagggaggggggcgcAGGGGCGAGGGAGGGGGCGAGGGAGGGGGCGAGGGAGGGGGCGAGGGAGGGGGGCAAGagcggaggggggtggggaaccGGGAAAGGAAGAGTGCGCAGGGGTGAAGGAAGGAGGACAGACCGAAGGAGGGGATGTAGGGGCGAGGGcgcagggggtagggagaggaggaTGCCGCGAGGGAGGGGGCGCAGCGGCGAGGGAGGGGAGGACGAGGCGAGGGAGGACGCTGCGAGGAAGGCGGGGTCCGCGAGCCGGGGCAGAGGtaaggggcggggccggggcggggccggggcggggcttTGCGGAAATGGAAAAGCGGGGACGAGCCGGGCGGGGCGGCGCGCGGTACCACTGAGAGGCCCGGGGCCCCTCTTCCTAGAGCGGCGCCGGAAGGGGCGGGTCCTTCCGGCGGGCTCGGCGGCCCGGCTGCTCGGCTGGGCGGGCGGCCGGGCGCTGGCGCGGGAGGCGGGTGCGGCGGGGCCTGCCGGGGCGGGCGTCGGTCCCCGGGCCCTCGACCTGCAGCCGGGGACTCGCCGGTTCCCTCCGCCGTCGCTCGGGCCCGCCCCCCGGCCCAGGGCCGCGGCCTCTCCTCCTCCGGCTCCCGGGCGCCGCGGGGACAAGGGCGAGGAGCCGCTCGGAGCGGATCGAGGTGACGCGGCGCCCCGAGGCCGTTGGCGGGGCCGCGCCGTGCTGCCCGCGGGGCCCTCTCCGCGGCCGACCCCGCTCGCGGCTGCTGCAGGCGGGCCCGGCGGGCTGGCGGGGCGCGAGCGTGTCTCTGGGTCCCGAGCCGAGCCCCGGGCTTCCGACGGCGGGGTTTGCGGGGACCCGGGCCGCGGGGGCTCCCCGCAGCCTCAGGAGGCCTGGCCGGAGGGGAAGGCGCTGCCCCGGCGTTGCCCCGCGCGCCGCACCGCAGCCCTGGGGCCGGGTGGCCCGAGCGCCGCGGCGGCTGCGAGGTGCGGGCCTGGCCCTCGGGGCGACGCGGTTCGCGGCTGGTGCGGCGCTCGGTGCGCGCCGCCGTCCGGGCCCTGCCGGCGGGAGCTGGGCGGCGGGGACGAGCCCCGAGGACGGTTCCCGAGCGCGGCGTGCGGGCTCCGGCCTCGCAGCTGGCGGTGCCGGCGGGAAGGCGCCGCCTCGGAGCCGGTCCCCCAGGAGCCCGGAGCGCAGAGGAGCCCCGCGCGGGCGCTGCAGTGGGTGGGTCCGGGGTTGAGGGCGCTTTCCCGGCGGCTCTTGGTGTTGCGGTTTCCCGCTGACGCTGCTCCGCGCACTCGCCTCCCCGGGCCGCCCTCAGCCCCACGAGCTGCCCTCGCCCTCGGTTCAGGCTCCGCCCGGGTGCTGAGAGCGGCTCCTCGCAGAACCTGCCCCGGGCAGGGCCTTTGGGGCGTCAGGGGCCTGAATCCGGACCTCGCGTGCCCGCCCATTCTCCTTCGGAAGGAACCAGGCCCTCGGGCTCCTCAGGAGCAGGATTTCACCGCCGCCTCTGCATGGGGGCGCGGAAAGCCCGAGCCTGCCCTTTTGACTAAGAGAATTCAAAGTATTCATAGCTTCCAACTGCttgtggtgcctggctggctgcgTCCGTGGAGCCTGGCACTCCCCctggggtcttgagttcaagcccccacgttgggcatagagattacttaaaaatttttatttaaaaagctacaGTGTCGT
This region of Mustela erminea isolate mMusErm1 chromosome 16, mMusErm1.Pri, whole genome shotgun sequence genomic DNA includes:
- the GPIHBP1 gene encoding glycosylphosphatidylinositol-anchored high density lipoprotein-binding protein 1 isoform X1; this translates as MKALSALLLALLLCGQPGTGRAQDEEEEDDEDIGQDGYDDEEEEEEEASVAAGGGDRALLQCYSCQSLRRGQGCEQVQICAHSHSFCKTLISHGNTESGPLTTYSVWCTDTCHPFTKTLEGTLMTVTCCRSSLCNLLPWQDPPGSGASSARGRRTVVAIALLLGLLSGLQAMGS
- the GPIHBP1 gene encoding glycosylphosphatidylinositol-anchored high density lipoprotein-binding protein 1 isoform X2; the encoded protein is MKALSALLLALLLCGQPGTGRAQDEEEEDDEDIGQDGYDDEEEEEEEASVAAGGGDRALLQCYSCQSLRRGQGCEQVQICAHSHSFCKTLISHGNTDTCHPFTKTLEGTLMTVTCCRSSLCNLLPWQDPPGSGASSARGRRTVVAIALLLGLLSGLQAMGS